A genomic region of Litoribrevibacter albus contains the following coding sequences:
- a CDS encoding flagellar protein MotY, translating to MRIDRLKTNNWLAQTLFTKLVLILVAVALPVAANVPAVTYLATFDNSEWKLESSVFACSLSQEIPSYGKGVFYRRAGEKMVFFLQTPYNQMRKGQASLVIEPPSWRPGNPARHMGYVDVVSGDRPFEVEPERASTMLASLNKGYVPMFTRKSWYEPTEPSVRVGLSAFDFDPIYRDFLGCVSHLLPVNFDQIKRSVVFYNSGGLFPDEKYYQLLDYIVMYVKADPAISNIIIDGHTDDIGRRFKNRELSRERAEHITNYFIKAGLAEELITTRYHGERYPVVRNLGKDGRSRNRRVTIRLERDEPFRPSNLEFF from the coding sequence GTGCGCATCGATAGGTTAAAAACGAACAATTGGTTAGCTCAAACGCTGTTTACCAAACTGGTTCTCATTCTGGTTGCCGTGGCATTACCGGTGGCTGCAAATGTACCAGCGGTGACTTACTTGGCAACCTTTGACAACAGCGAGTGGAAACTTGAATCGTCTGTTTTCGCTTGTTCTCTGTCGCAAGAAATTCCTTCCTACGGAAAAGGCGTCTTCTATCGTCGTGCTGGCGAGAAAATGGTGTTTTTCCTTCAAACGCCTTACAACCAGATGCGAAAAGGACAAGCTTCTTTAGTAATTGAGCCGCCAAGCTGGCGTCCGGGAAATCCTGCCCGTCACATGGGGTATGTTGATGTGGTGTCGGGAGATCGCCCGTTTGAAGTGGAACCTGAACGCGCGAGCACCATGCTTGCCAGCTTGAACAAAGGCTATGTGCCGATGTTTACCCGAAAAAGTTGGTATGAACCGACTGAACCTTCGGTACGGGTAGGACTAAGTGCCTTTGATTTTGATCCGATTTACCGGGATTTTCTTGGCTGTGTCAGTCATCTGTTGCCTGTAAACTTCGATCAGATTAAACGTTCGGTGGTGTTCTATAACAGTGGTGGCTTGTTCCCTGATGAAAAGTATTACCAGTTGCTGGATTACATCGTGATGTATGTAAAAGCCGATCCTGCAATCTCTAACATCATAATTGATGGTCATACCGATGACATTGGTCGACGCTTTAAAAACCGCGAGTTGTCTCGTGAACGGGCCGAACACATTACCAATTACTTCATTAAAGCAGGGCTTGCGGAAGAGCTGATTACCACCCGCTATCACGGTGAGCGTTATCCGGTGGTCAGAAACTTAGGGAAAGACGGTCGGTCAAGAAACCGTCGGGTTACCATTCGTTTAGAGCGTGATGAACCGTTCCGCCCGAGTAATCTAGAGTTTTTCTAG
- a CDS encoding argininosuccinate synthase — MSDVKKVVLAYSGGLDTSVIAKWLSEEYNCEVVTFTADLGQGEEVEPARAKAEALGIKEIYIDDLREEFARDFVFPMFRANAIYEGEYLLGTSIARPLISKRLIEIANETGADAIAHGATGKGNDQVRFELGAYALKPGVKVIAPWREWDLNSREKLMAYCEQHNIAVEQKKGKKSPYSMDANLLHISYEGGILEDPYAEPEEDMWLWTVSPENAPDEPTYIELTYEKGDVVAIDGVAKTPAEVMIELNKIAGANGIGRADIVENRYVGMKSRGCYETPAGTVLIRAHRAIESITLDRDAAHTKDELMPKYAELVYNGYWWSPERKMLQAAIDATQEYVSGNVRLKLYKGNVVVVGRKSENSLFDESIATFEDDAGAYNQKDAEGFIRLNSLRLRIASSKGRNMLDD; from the coding sequence ATGAGTGACGTGAAAAAGGTCGTTCTAGCTTATTCCGGTGGTTTAGACACCTCAGTAATCGCTAAGTGGTTATCAGAAGAATACAATTGTGAAGTTGTGACGTTTACTGCGGATCTAGGTCAAGGTGAAGAAGTTGAGCCAGCGCGTGCAAAAGCTGAAGCGCTTGGTATCAAAGAAATCTACATTGATGACCTTCGTGAAGAGTTTGCTCGCGATTTCGTTTTCCCGATGTTCCGTGCAAATGCGATCTATGAAGGTGAATATCTTCTAGGTACTTCGATTGCTCGCCCGTTGATTTCTAAGCGTTTGATCGAAATCGCTAATGAAACAGGTGCGGATGCGATTGCTCACGGTGCAACCGGTAAGGGTAACGATCAGGTTCGTTTCGAGTTGGGTGCGTACGCTCTTAAGCCTGGTGTAAAAGTGATTGCTCCTTGGCGTGAATGGGATCTGAACTCCCGTGAGAAGTTGATGGCTTACTGTGAACAGCACAATATTGCGGTTGAGCAGAAGAAAGGTAAGAAGTCGCCATATTCTATGGACGCTAACTTACTACACATCTCTTATGAAGGCGGCATTCTTGAAGATCCTTATGCAGAGCCAGAAGAAGACATGTGGTTGTGGACTGTGTCTCCGGAAAATGCACCGGATGAGCCAACTTACATCGAATTGACCTATGAAAAAGGTGATGTAGTTGCGATCGATGGCGTGGCTAAGACACCAGCTGAAGTAATGATCGAGCTGAATAAAATAGCGGGTGCTAACGGTATCGGCCGTGCAGACATCGTTGAAAACCGTTATGTAGGCATGAAGTCTCGTGGTTGTTATGAAACACCAGCAGGTACTGTATTGATTCGTGCACACCGTGCGATCGAATCTATTACTTTGGACCGTGACGCTGCACACACCAAAGACGAGTTGATGCCTAAGTACGCTGAGCTTGTTTATAACGGTTACTGGTGGTCGCCAGAGCGTAAGATGCTTCAGGCAGCAATCGATGCAACTCAGGAATACGTTAGCGGTAACGTTCGCTTGAAACTGTACAAAGGTAATGTGGTTGTTGTTGGTCGTAAGTCTGAGAACTCTTTGTTCGATGAAAGCATTGCAACGTTCGAAGACGATGCAGGTGCATACAACCAGAAAGATGCAGAGGGCTTCATTCGTTTGAACTCACTTCGTCTGCGTATTGCATCAAGCAAAGGCAGAAATATGTTAGACGACTAA
- a CDS encoding sensor histidine kinase: MLRFKNNIVAALEALRVRNQIRLITWLSAIGLIVSIVVLSLLGITLQGYLHLQESLLNDERLLADIRFQHSEVRADMEGFIRQPSPSKARNFQKKLVSLKEKVTDFTQLPHSIDLDIPFQKMQTQLGLYKSSFDSLWQKFQDMGLGYDQGLLRELNLEALNLKQELKNRQHQALELALLDIRQNEKDYFLTNLPLFLVGMKQLYDDFLLTLERSELSQTEQNNIRDRIYQYYQIFVRASYLNADVQQAKLTLEASHKVFAENLLDWMEAIRQQLEDTKASLQERIELFLMLMVLTAVFAGIAVFLAGRFVTFTISRPISQIVKSLQRLSEGDRSCDIPYKKLDNEVGQIARAAEVFKESLYQAEKGAVNEARRKTLEESNQQLEIKVKERTEELAVRNDDLNDALEKLQMAQHELLEREKLAALGALVAGVSHELNTPLGNALTVLTSLGDERKRVVKLFQSKHLKESDLITHLEYCESGLALAEKNLYRASELVKNFKQVAVDQTSESRRLFSLKEVTDEVVATLTPSFKHHSFEFQLHIPDDIMLDSYPGPYGQVISNLINNACLHGFDGRPYGSIQISAVDRDDEVMILVSDDGIGMSEDIQQRIFEPFYTTKLGQGGSGLGMNIVYNMVTGVLGGKIHIFSHQNKGTQVELKLPKKAPESDALDQAMIIS, translated from the coding sequence TTGCTGAGATTTAAAAATAACATCGTTGCTGCGCTTGAAGCACTTCGGGTTCGAAATCAGATCCGTTTGATAACGTGGCTTTCTGCGATTGGCTTAATCGTCTCTATTGTTGTTTTATCGTTACTTGGCATTACGCTCCAAGGTTACCTTCATCTTCAAGAATCCCTTTTAAATGATGAGCGTTTATTAGCGGATATTCGATTTCAGCATTCCGAAGTACGGGCGGATATGGAGGGCTTTATTCGTCAGCCCTCGCCCAGTAAGGCTCGAAATTTCCAGAAGAAGCTCGTGTCACTCAAGGAAAAAGTAACGGATTTCACACAGCTCCCTCATTCCATTGATTTGGATATTCCTTTTCAGAAAATGCAAACCCAGTTGGGGTTGTATAAGAGCAGTTTTGATAGCTTATGGCAGAAATTCCAGGATATGGGATTGGGGTATGATCAAGGTTTATTGCGAGAGTTAAATCTGGAAGCCTTGAATCTAAAGCAAGAGTTGAAAAACCGGCAGCATCAGGCATTAGAGCTAGCGTTACTTGATATTCGTCAAAATGAAAAAGATTACTTTCTGACAAATTTGCCACTGTTTCTGGTGGGGATGAAACAGCTTTACGATGACTTTTTACTAACACTTGAACGAAGTGAGTTGTCTCAGACTGAACAAAATAATATTAGGGACAGAATCTATCAGTATTACCAGATTTTCGTGCGAGCCTCTTATTTAAATGCGGATGTACAACAAGCCAAATTGACGCTGGAAGCCAGTCATAAAGTGTTTGCTGAGAATCTGCTGGATTGGATGGAGGCGATCAGACAGCAGCTGGAAGATACCAAGGCGAGTCTTCAAGAGAGAATTGAGCTCTTTCTCATGCTGATGGTGTTAACTGCGGTGTTTGCCGGAATTGCAGTATTCTTGGCGGGCCGTTTTGTGACATTTACCATCAGTCGTCCAATTTCACAGATCGTTAAGAGTTTGCAGCGTTTGTCCGAAGGCGATCGCTCCTGTGATATTCCTTATAAAAAACTGGATAACGAAGTGGGGCAGATTGCTCGAGCTGCAGAGGTGTTTAAAGAGAGTTTGTACCAAGCGGAGAAAGGTGCGGTTAACGAAGCCCGTCGTAAGACGTTGGAAGAAAGCAATCAGCAACTGGAAATCAAGGTTAAAGAGCGAACGGAAGAGCTGGCGGTTCGCAATGATGATCTAAATGATGCCTTAGAGAAGTTGCAGATGGCTCAACACGAGCTTTTAGAACGTGAAAAACTGGCAGCGTTAGGGGCCTTGGTGGCGGGGGTTTCACATGAATTAAATACCCCGCTTGGTAATGCTTTAACCGTATTGACCTCATTGGGGGATGAAAGAAAGCGTGTGGTGAAGCTGTTTCAAAGTAAACATTTGAAGGAGAGTGACCTCATTACTCATCTGGAATACTGTGAATCTGGTTTGGCTCTGGCGGAGAAGAATTTGTATCGGGCCAGTGAACTGGTTAAGAACTTTAAACAAGTGGCGGTGGATCAGACCAGTGAAAGTCGTCGGTTGTTCAGTTTGAAAGAAGTGACCGATGAAGTCGTTGCGACGTTAACGCCAAGCTTTAAGCATCACAGCTTTGAATTTCAACTTCATATTCCTGACGATATCATGTTGGACAGTTACCCTGGGCCTTACGGACAAGTGATCAGTAATCTTATCAATAACGCTTGCTTGCATGGCTTTGATGGGCGTCCTTACGGGTCTATCCAGATCAGTGCAGTGGATAGGGACGATGAAGTCATGATTTTGGTCAGCGATGATGGCATTGGTATGAGCGAGGACATTCAACAGAGGATTTTCGAACCTTTCTACACCACCAAGCTTGGGCAGGGCGGCAGCGGCTTGGGAATGAATATCGTATATAACATGGTGACAGGGGTACTAGGCGGCAAGATACATATTTTCAGTCATCAAAATAAAGGGACTCAGGTGGAGTTAAAGCTGCCGAAGAAAGCGCCTGAGTCCGACGCTTTGGATCAGGCCA